A part of Paenibacillus donghaensis genomic DNA contains:
- a CDS encoding terminase large subunit domain-containing protein: MRKNNKANKGDITKEKVKLWASFYRENPHRFAGDYLGINLKLFQLIILYMMNYSTYFMYLAARGQGKSWIIACYACIRCILFPGTSVLIASGTRGQAGLIIKEKIVKLQNDSPNLKREIKHINTGKDETKVYFYNGSTIEAVTSNDNSRGYRANILILEEFRMIKKDILNTVLRKFNANPRQPKYLDKPEYKHLQEENKEIYISSAWYKNHWSWDRAVSFKNAMLQGRNYFVCGLPYQLSVEEGLYLQSKVDEEMKEDDFDAIKWKMEMECLFFGESEKAYFKINDFENCRTGKVKPFYPLSNIDFVSGVKSTYKKLEHEIRIVGVDVAMMGGEMNDNTIFSCYRLIPKDNMYERQVVYIESMNGQHSEIQAIRLKQLYSDFSADYVVMDTHGNGLSLYDDCARSLYDEVRDVEYPAWCAMNNEEMKNRALDKNAIPLIYSIKGNAQLNHEIALSFRNSLQKKKILFLENEIVGKEYLIEKYDYDKKSVEDQVRLLYPYYQTTALINESVSLEYDIRNGYVKVYEVGANRKDRYSSAAYTNFYADELEREKFSTDSDEEYDYHFFHN; encoded by the coding sequence ATGAGAAAAAATAACAAAGCAAATAAAGGTGATATTACCAAAGAGAAAGTGAAGTTATGGGCTTCATTCTACAGAGAAAATCCACATAGATTTGCAGGTGATTATTTAGGAATAAATTTAAAATTATTTCAGTTAATCATACTATACATGATGAATTATTCTACTTACTTTATGTATCTTGCAGCCAGAGGACAGGGAAAAAGCTGGATCATAGCGTGTTACGCTTGTATTCGATGCATCTTATTTCCCGGCACATCTGTTTTAATCGCTTCTGGTACTAGAGGGCAAGCAGGACTAATAATTAAAGAAAAAATTGTCAAACTACAGAATGACAGTCCTAATCTGAAGAGAGAAATAAAACACATTAATACAGGTAAGGATGAAACAAAGGTTTATTTCTATAATGGATCTACCATTGAAGCAGTAACTTCAAACGATAACTCTAGAGGCTATCGCGCAAACATATTAATTTTGGAAGAATTTCGAATGATCAAAAAGGACATCTTGAATACTGTATTGAGAAAATTCAACGCCAATCCAAGACAGCCTAAATATTTAGATAAACCAGAATACAAACATCTACAAGAGGAAAATAAAGAGATATACATAAGTTCTGCGTGGTATAAGAATCACTGGTCGTGGGATAGAGCAGTGTCTTTTAAAAATGCAATGTTACAGGGTAGAAATTACTTTGTTTGTGGCTTGCCTTATCAATTATCCGTTGAAGAAGGCTTATACCTTCAGTCAAAAGTCGATGAAGAGATGAAAGAAGACGATTTCGATGCTATTAAGTGGAAGATGGAAATGGAATGTCTATTTTTCGGTGAATCAGAGAAAGCGTATTTCAAAATTAATGACTTCGAAAACTGTAGAACAGGTAAAGTCAAACCCTTTTATCCATTGTCTAACATAGATTTTGTAAGTGGTGTTAAGAGTACATATAAAAAGTTAGAACATGAAATAAGAATAGTTGGTGTCGACGTTGCAATGATGGGCGGAGAAATGAATGATAACACTATTTTCTCCTGTTACCGTCTAATTCCTAAAGACAATATGTATGAAAGACAAGTAGTCTACATAGAGTCCATGAACGGACAACACTCAGAGATACAAGCTATAAGATTGAAACAATTATACTCTGATTTTAGTGCGGATTATGTTGTCATGGATACACACGGTAATGGTCTATCTTTATATGACGATTGTGCTAGAAGTTTGTACGATGAAGTAAGAGACGTTGAATATCCAGCATGGTGCGCTATGAATAATGAAGAAATGAAAAATAGAGCATTGGATAAAAACGCAATTCCTCTAATCTATTCCATCAAAGGTAATGCACAACTAAACCATGAAATTGCACTAAGTTTCAGGAACTCACTTCAAAAGAAGAAAATCCTATTTCTGGAGAACGAAATAGTTGGGAAAGAATATTTAATTGAGAAATATGACTATGATAAAAAATCGGTAGAAGACCAGGTTAGATTATTGTATCCATATTATCAAACTACGGCATTAATAAACGAATCTGTAAGCTTAGAATATGATATAAGAAACGGTTATGTAAAAGTATACGAGGTTGGAGCAAATAGAAAAGATAGATATTCTAGTGCGGCATATACAAACTTTTATGCCGATGAATTGGAAAGAGAAAAATTTTCTACGGACTCAGATGAAGAGTATGATTATCATTTCTTCCACAATTAA